One Populus nigra chromosome 16, ddPopNigr1.1, whole genome shotgun sequence genomic window, TACCTTTTAAGTCATTCTTTAATCATCATAACAAGCCTTAAACATGGGTTGGCTTCAATAAGTGCAGTTtctgtaagcagaaaggtcattggaagacttagtgtcctaagttgagacagCAGAATCAAACTTGAAAGTCTGGCACACAATCTAATGTTCATAGACCACTtcagggttataaaccaccacaccatAATACTGCAGCAGTAGCTTCCCTAAGCTCTATTACCGGTCTCAATACTTtggctgagcaatttcagaagtttctctctttgcagccacaagcaatgtcCTCTTTTTCTTACATAGGTCAATTGCCTCATAGTTTCTTAGGTATGTCACACTCTGAATAGGTCTTGGATTCTAGTGCTtcccatcatatgtctccagattcctcatcttttacctcTGTGTCCCCTTTGTCCTTCATTCCTGTTATGACTGCTAATGGCACTCCTATACCCTTAGTaggtgttggttctgttgtcacacctcacttgtctctccctaatgtttatcttattccaaaactcaaattgaatcttgcgtctgttggtcaaatatgtgattctagtgattatttagtcatgttttttggttctttttgttgtgtacaggatCTACAGTCTCAAAAGCTGATTGAGATAGGTCGTAGGGAGAatatactatatattttggatgagttaaaagtgttagttgttgttgctgcaactactactactacggttgatttgtcttcctttcatttgagtctttcatcttctagtttttatttatgacattcccatctaggtcatgtttcgtcttctcgtttgagatttttggcatccacgGGAGctttagaaaattagaaaacttgtgacatttcttattgtagtggatgtaaactggcaaaattttctgttttaccttttaatcgaagtatttctgtttcttcttcaccatttgatttgattcattctgatgtatggggaccttctcctaTTTCCATAAAAGaagggtctcgatattatgtctcttttattgatgatcatactcgttattgttgggtttatttaatgaaacatcgttctgaattctttgagatatatgtagcttttcgagctcttatcaaaactcaacattctgctgtgatcaaatgctttaggtgtgatttgggtggggaatacacctctaataaattttgccAATTGCTTGCCTTAGATGAaaccatccaccaaacttcatgtacagatacttctgaacaaaatggtgttgctgaaagaaaacataggcacattgtcGAAACTGCTCGTTTTCTCTTGTTGTCTACTattgttcctagtgagttttggggagaagtTGTTCTTACTGctataagtttgattaatacaattccatcttctcatagttCGGGTCTATcttcttttgaaaagttatatgggtatgtccctgattattcctcatttagagtatttggttgtacttgtttcgttATTCATCCTCATGTAGAACGCAATAAGTTATCCTCTTGATCCgttatttgtgtctttctgggttatggtgaaggtaaaaaggggtatcattgttttgatccaataactcagaaactttataTGTCGTgtcatgttgtcttccttgagcatatatctttcttttctattccatccactactcataaCCTGACTAAATCTGATATTATTCATATAGATCCCTTTTCTGaggattctggtaatgataCCTCTCCCCATGTTCGATCAATATGTACTCATAACTTTGCAGGTACTGGTACTTTACTTTCTGGCATacctgaagctccattctcatctacaacccctcaagcttcatctgagattgtggatccacctccaTGTCAGTCCATCCGTATTCGTAAGtccacaaaattaaaagattttgcttattcttgttattcttcatcatttactttctttttagcttttattcattgtctctttgagccctcttcctataaagaggcaattcttgatccgctttggcagcaagttatggatgaggaactttctaCTTTGCATAAGACAAATACTTGGGATCTAGTTCCTCTACCTCCTAGTAaaagtgttgttggttgtcgttgggtgtataagatcaagactaattctgatgggtctattgagcgatacaaagctaggctggttgcaaaagaatactctcaacagtatggtatggactatgaAGAGACATTTATCCCAGTTgcaaaaataactactattcgTACTCTTATTGTCGTAGCTTTGATTTGCcagtggcatatttctcagcttgatgttaaaaatgccttcttgaattgagatcttcaagaagaaatttatatggcACCCCCTCTTGGAATTTCATatgactctggatatgtttgtaagcttaagaaagcattatatggtctcaaacaagcaccccgtgcttggtttgagaaattctctattgtaATCTCatctcttggctttgtttctagcaatcatgattctgctctttttattaagtacACTGATAcaggtcgtatcattctgtttttatatgttgatgacatgattattactagtGATGACATTGATGGTATTTCATTTTTAAAGACAGAGTTAGCTCgacgatttgaaatgaaggatttaggttatcttcgatattttctaggtattgaggtagcatactcacctagaggttaccttctttctcagtcaaaatatgttgcagatattcttgagccggctagacttactgataacaagacTGTAGATACTCCCATTAAGGTTAACGCAATGTACTCTTTTTCTAatggtttacctttgatagatcctactttatatcgcactattgttgggagtttggtatatctcaccattactcgttcagatattgcatatgttgtttatgttgttagtcagtttgttgcttcttctACTACTGTTCACTAGGCAgctgttcttcgtattttgcgatatcttcagggtacagtttttcaaagtcttttactttcatccacctcttccttggagttgTGTGTATACTCTGATGCTGATTatggtagtgatcccacagatTGCAAGTCTGTTACCGGattctgtatctttttaggtgattctcttatttcttgaaaaagcaagaaacaatctattgtttctcaatcatccaccgaagcagaatatcgtgccatgacatctactaccaaagagattgtttggttacattggttacttgctgatatggagtttccttttctcatcctactcctatgtattgtgacaaccagagttctattcagattgctcacaacttgATTTTTCATGAGAGAACTAAGCatattgagatcgattgtcatcttactcgtcatcatctcaagcatggcaccattgatttgccttttgttccttcttccttaCAAATTGCgaatttctttaccaagacaCATTTCAtctctcgtttttgttttttagttggcAAACTTtcgatgcttgtagctgccgcatcgtgagtttgaggggagatgttaaataatatttatgtagtcttatttattaagggtagaatagtactttcaatttaacatatatatatatattttatttgtatttaggttaagactaagcaCTCATGctatacagattattcagaattttagctttatttttgcgtttgatcttaattattttaacaatcaGGACCTTTTGGAGCTCCTACTGATGTTTGCCTCTTTTGATAGAAGATTCGCAAGATATTGATTTTCCAAAGGACTACTGTGCAATTTGGATGAGTTTTGAAAAACCTATCATCCCGAGTGACAAATATTCAGATTCTTGGGCTTCAACAGAAACCTGAGCGTTCCCTTGATGAATTCCAGCAACTGAGCCAATTTGATCAGCTCAGAAGGTGCCCTTATCTGATGCTGTCCATAATACTACTCCAGATATTATCCTTCAGCAAAATGGGACTGAAATTCGATAGGACACAGTTCCACCGCTCTCCATACCTGCCACTTTCGTAAGAGGCCTCACTCTATCCCTAATATATTGTGCTTTGCTCAGTCTTGCATTCACTTTCCCCCCCGAAGATAGACGCATGCTATAGCTTTACAATAGCTGGTTTCATTTCAAGGACAGTGAACCTaactaaaaatttttttatctgcgGCTATGTCAGAAAAAGTTGATGGTGATTATACTTCAtggttttctccaaaatattCATTTGCTACTAACCACCTTGTTAGGAGGCCATAGACTCTATACTTCATGGTTTTATCCATTGTTTGGAAagcaattttatttctaatccAAGAGACAGAAGGAAGAAATTATGTATTCTTCCAAAATGCTTATGACAAATCCACAAAATCTTCATTAAAGAACTCGGACTGTCAATATTATTGGTACTCACTATTTGCTCATATCAAACAAACAGCAAGTTTATATACCTCAAAGACTCAAACAATGAACTTGGCTAAATTCTATTACGAGGCAATTACGGCACATAAAACCACGTGAGCAGTACTATATCGATTTTCCATATGCAAAGCTCTGTGATAGGAGTTCTCCAATTAGAATGCTAATTGCATGATTTCTGTTATTTGCTCTGTTGTATGCATGACAGTCGGATGCCTgctgataaagcatgatcatgCATAGGAATATCGAGCTCCACTTTTGTCCTGCAATGCAGTTGTGTTGGGCCTATATGCCTCTAAATCTTATAATATTTCTTAGCACAAACAGAAGTCTACCAAGACTCATCCCAGGTAGaagaattaaatcaaaatgGCATAAGGACATGCATGAGTTCCGAGCACACAGGGGCAGGGGCAGAACATTTCCATCAAACATATTTAAGAACACaccattttataattcaaaatgaCCATGCATACAGCTGCAAAGCAAACAAAGCTGAAAAACACCCACCCAAGTTCACTAGATAGTAGACGGACTGAACCAGCTTAACCGCTGAACTCCGTAACATATTTGATCCAATAGTTCAGACCATCATacatattaacaaaattatacTTGCTTAGACAGATAAATGGTGCTGGAAGAAGCAAAGGACAAAAACAGAAGGTTGTGAACTTGTAACTATTAAGGGGTTCACACGTACCTAAACAGAAGGGAAGGCAGCATTAAGGAACTCCTCGTCCTCCAGAAAAGTTTGAAGATTATTAGATTTCATCAAGAATTGAACAGCTTGTTCATCAAAATTCAGGAGGAAAGCCAACTTGATCAGTTCAGAGAGTGCTTTTATTTGATCTTCTTTATCCCACAACACCCCCCGAGCTATTACTTCAGAAAAAGAGGTTGCATATTCAATAAGATTTTTCTGGCCGCCAGCTTTATCCATCTTCTGTGTGAAAAACTTTGAACACTCTTTATCCCAGCGAATCATACGGCTTGCTTTCACCTTCAGAGGTTCCCCGTCAGAAAGCAATAAACTATAGCTTACAGTAATTGGCTCCATAGTCTCCAGCACCTTAAGATTCAGGAGGCACTGGACAGCTCCATGCCTCTTTGTTGCTTCCATATCAAGAGAAGGATCTGCTAGAAAGCCAAGAATCAGTCTAATCAGCTCCTTTCCAATCCCAGCATCACTCGAATCCATCTGACTAAGTTCTACTCCATCTGCCAATGACAATTCTTCCTTCAGCACTGATTCAGATACAGTGCGAACCCCAATTTTCCTGTAGACTTCAAGCAACCTGGTTCGAGGCAAAGAAGGCAAGTTTGGCTGAGGACACCATACAAATATCGGGCGCGATGAGAACTTCTCAAATAGGTCCTTTAATAGAAGGTCATCAGCAATAAAAACATCACTCTTGCTGGACAACAGAATTTCACCAGAGCGCAAAACAACAGGTAGCTTTACCAAATCATCAGCAAGGGTTCTCTCTGTCCTTGAGCTCCTTTGCATCATAACACACTCCCAAAAAGCACAGCACTCAGCATGTGTCACTGGTCTTCCTAAACTTTCCCAAACCTTCCAAAGCTTACAGTAATCATCAAATGAAGGGTTGGATTTAACATTAAATGAACTGGAGAAGAAATGAAGTAATTTTGGCTTATAATGATTCTCCAATACATTCAGCTGCAGACCAAAGAGACCATTTTTGTCATGCAGAGCACATTCTTCTGGGTCAACCCACATTCCATTCTCAAGTCCATCTGGAATCCAAATCTTTCTGGTAGCATCACTATCTGGTTTCCACTTAATTTCTCTCAGACAATCATATACTCGAACTATAGTGTCAAATTCAGAATGGGAATCAAGATGACTGGCAAGCAATGAGCAAACcttttcttcatcaactcctATTGCACTGAGCTCTTTTGAATACAATTTAATGTCAGAACCATAAAAATCTTCATCAATGAATGGTCCATCAGTAGGCCTCACGTAGGAACTCCACCGGGAATTGAACAAACAGCAGTTACCCGGAGACCTGAAACCAGCATGGGTCTTTAACCATCCTCGAGaaatatttttcagaaaagCATCGGGAAAGGAGTAGTCCTTTTCCTGCAGTAAAGCACGGATGCATTCCAGTAATGAAAGCACATTCCCGGGAGCTATGTCACGTGGATTTTGAGGAAAGCGAAGACCAGCAGCCACATACTTCACACCGGCTTTAAATTCAACAACGACCCCCATACTCTTCAGCTCCTTTCGATACTCATGAATGCCATTCCCATAGTATTTGTCGCTGTCATCGATAAACGGAAGGCGAGTGATTGGATAAATTAACTCCCACTCAGGACCGAACAGAATACAGTCTCTTGGAGATCTATAATCACCAAGCCGAGTCCGCAGCCATTTCACCTCGCGGATGCACTTCTTAAGATCTGAAGGAAATTTGTTTGGAGTTCCCTTCAGTTTTCTGTAGCATGATATGAATGAAAACACATTTTCCTCTGTAATGGAAGACAAAGATGCCCGCTTCATAAAAGTGTGAACAAACACTCTGACAGCATCCTCAAAGTCTACCTTTACTCCCAGCTCCTTCAACTCCGTATCGTGAGACATGATGCTGCTTCCATAGAAATTACTATCAACCAACGGGAAACTATCAAAAACCTTTAGAAGACAACCCCATTCAGGATGAAACAAGAAACATTCGCCAGGACATTTGTAACCTAAGTTTGTCTTTAAGCATTTTGTACTTTTCACTGCATTAACTAGTTTGTGAGCAGAACTAGAATGATGCATGCAATCCAAAACCAGAAGAAAGGCCTCCTTTGTCAGAGTAGATGAGCATGAAGGTGATTTAAAGCAATTAACAACCAATTGGTAACTTCCATTGAAGCCAACGACAACGCCAAGCAACTTGAGTTCTGGTTTGAAAACAAGGATGTCCTCGCCATAGTAATCTTGATCGATGAAAGGGATGTTACTAATTTGCCTCGCAGTTGTCCACTCCTGATCATATAGAACAGATCCAACCGGAGACCTATCACCCCAACAAGTTCTTAGCCaccttttttgtttaattgtgcCAATGAATTTATCTAGAGAAAGAAGATTCATCCTCAAAAATCTGATGAAATTCAGTATGGAGATAACATTGCTTTTAGTTAAAGCGGATGAAGCTGCCAAAGACATGAGATGGTTCCCGATAAATTCACATGCCTCTCCATACTCAAACATGACCCCAACTGTCCGTAGCTCCTCTCTATACTCAGTAATTTTAAGACCATAAAAACCCTGATCTATCAAAGGAATATCGACAAGCACAGATGCACTCTGCAAAATGCTTCCCCAGTTTGACCTTCTGTTGCTTGAAGGAAGTAGGAATGACTGTGATGGTGGTTTGTAACCAGGAGAGCCATTCATAGTAGTTTTCAGCCAGCTACCCTCTTGTATGCAAGCCATGAACCTTTCTGGAATGCCAATTCCACTCCGTTTCAGCTCACGAATCCAATCCAACAGCAGAAATGCATTTTGTTTGGTAAGTGGTGTTGATGCAGTAGGTATTCCAGCATTGGGGGGAGATATGTGAGGAATATCAGAAGCCTTAACATAATCTTTAAGGAAATTCATGAGTTGGTTTCCCACCGTGCTTGTGCCAGCAAAATATGCAGGATGCAAGTAGTCTTCTCCTAACTCAACATAGCTTTCTCCCCTCCAAGGATTAGAACCAATCAATTGCACCCATTTGCTTTCAGTAGCTGGGACTAGAACCGCATTCCTTGCTTTGATCACATGGCCATAGCTATCAACAAGTGGCATTTTACCACACAAAGAAACAACTTCCCTCTCCGATAGATAATCATTTAAGAATGAGTGATGTAAGAAGTGAGCATAGGCAATGACAAGTTTCCGGTCGCAACTGACTTGATCTCCGTAGAGATCTGCGTAATGATATACACTTAAAGCTTTGATTTTAACCAGGTCTACAAGCCATTTTAACACAAGTTCTTTGTTAGATGATGAACAGATAGCTTCTTGTGTGGTTCTTGGcacaaaaaaatgatttgcCATGCATCGGAACTCTCTGTTCCAATCAATCAACCATGAGACACGAGAAGATTGAAGTGATAGGCACAGAGTTTTACCATACAGTTGAGCAGATTCATTAACAGAACACAAACACACGCTCCCATCGGTACCCACATATTTAATTAGTGGAATGTTCCCCATGCCTGTGCTGTGAAACTCGGACTGCCAATTAACAGCAAGGAAATGAAGAAGCTCCAGGTACGTTTCCTCTGAGACTCCCATTACAATATTAGAGCCTTGAATGCACTTTACATACCACTCACTGCTTACCGGTCTCACCCCCAAGAAATCCAGTATGTCATCATACTCTGGCTTATCAAATGAAGAATTCAGAACATAGCAACCATGGGATGAAAGTTTGTGCAGGCTCACTCCTCGCTCCCTTGTCTTCTTCAGTATATTCCAGAAAGCAGGCATTAATCGGCCAACTTCACGTGGTTTATGAAAGAACTGTTGTGCTGTGTATGACTCACTTGGAATGATATCCTTTTCAGCCAGCTTCACTTTAATTGATTCCCTCACTGAATTCAACTTTTCAAAGGGGGGTTTATCGACCGGCAAGAACTTGAACATTCGAGGCAAACTGGATACTGGTGCGCCATCCACTGTTTTGACTAATGAGACTAATGCTTCGATAAAAGCAAAGGGAACACAATCAAGAATTCCCTGGTTCCATATGTTGTCCCATCGTATTGTTTCCCTTGATGATGCTAGAATAAAATCTGCTTGAATTATGAAGGGAAAGTCGGTCACCATCTCCGTTGGAAGAAATGCATATATTCCAGGGGAGTACTTCATTCCCCTATGGAGGCGCTCTCCATTAGGAAAAGCCAAAGTGATCACCCAATCCTCCACTCCCATTCTCATGTCGACTCTGTTTTCCTGCCTGACAGGAAATTTCTGCTTCCACAAGTAGTAGCTGCattctttttcaaattcatcactgtTTTCATCTGCAGACAGATGGAGTGTGTAGGACTCGGCATCCATGTTTTTCCTTTGCACGAAATTTGTCTCTTTCGTAATAGCTACTGCACTAACAGTGTTGAGCCTGGGATCCTCATTTTCTTCCCTGACAGAAAGGCGTTTTATCTTTGAAAGGAACAGCAGGATTTCAGGATGAATACTCGACAGCTGCTGCTTCACGGGGTTCACCTTGTCAGGCTTCAGAGGCAAAATCAGTGTAGTAGTTGGGAGGGTAGAAGCGGAACCATAAATCTGTTTTATGTCAGAAAGAGATGGGCTATCATCAACCCATTCAGGAACTATGTATCCAAGATTGCAGTGTGGACAGGGCTTTTCATTGAATCGTATCTGATAGCCATTGCTGAATATGTAAGGCTGAGCAGCAATAAGAAACACACTCTTGAATCCAATTCCTGCATACCAAACCCAAGCAAAGCTTATTAGAACAGAATTGAAGATAAATAAGAGGTGTCTCAATAATGGATTACTAAATGGTACAGTTGCAAACCCTATCCACCTCTATCATGATTTATTAGCCAACTCATGGTCATTCCATGAGCTCTCCATTAGTCCAGTATGGTTAATGCAGTAGTAACCTGTGTTCCAAAGTTGAAAAGATCTTCTGTTCATATcttttcattcttctttttccagctaatttttactttttttaagtaAACTGATCTCTCCTGAACTACCTTTCTTGAATGCATCATGTCACAACCCATACTGCCATATATATGCTTTGCATGTTTGTGTTGTGCTTCGCTCAACGCCTTGGCAATGCAATGTTTAAGCAGACATCTTTACGAGGTTCAATTAGTTGAGTTTCCATATAAAACTACAGGGGTTTACCAGTTTCTAATATGCAAGTTTTTCATTTGTCGTTGAAGCAAATAtagactaaaaaacaaaaatgtactACACATTCAGAATCAGGATCCCTGATCCAGCAGAAGCTATAAGACTCTAGCCAGTCACACAACCGAGAAACAACACGACACAAGCAATAAGCCGGCAGCTCGGAAGTGCGCACAACTTATAAAATACACTGTTGCACAAGAAATTGAGCAAGGAAAAATACCTTTCTCCCCAATATAGCCACGCTTCCGGTTCCCTTTCTTAGTGGAATTTCCAACATTGCAAATGGACTCGATATTTTTGGCAGAAAAACCCTTCTCATTATTGAACATGAGCAAAGTAGCAGGCGCACCAGTGTTTGTTATATCTCGAGATGTTATGACAAACTCAAGTGAAGGATCCACCGGTTCCAAGTATTCATTATCTTCAGCATTCTGTGAAAGGAAAATTCACCTTGGAATCAAAGGATAGTAAACTATGCATATTATACCAGATCAAAATAACtgctacaaaaattaaaatatccaaaattttaacatgaaaaatgcacaatttttttttttatcaaattcaacaaattataatGATAGCAATTCATtccttcttcatttttattaactGTTAAAGACCATGAATGATCAAAATTAGGTAGCTTGATGACTTCAtttcaattagaaaaacaacaagaacCCATTTTTTCACCGAAAGCCACAgccaaaaagcaaaaaaaaggcAGTCATTGACTCAACTTGACTCTTAGCTTTTCAATtcagtaaaacaaaaaacaacagaaaTTTGCAGCTTCCAACTTTAATCACTAGCAAAGCAATCAGCGACtgcaaaattaaaagagaaagaatagaTCAAGggcaaataaaacatataaagtAAAACATGCAACGTTGAACATACTAAACAGCATTGTCTGGTCacattgataaaaaagaaagaaaacctgAATGAGTTCCATAAGAAAGTGGACATCTTTAGCGTAGAGTTCAGCAGAAAGATACTTGACCGCCTGATCAAGCATAGGAGCCAAAGGGTTCTTTTCTCCTCCTATTGAGAATGTAGTTTTTCTTATGTGCTCTATGTGTTGTTTTGGAGTTGCCATTGTTGCCCTTgcaaacagaaaagaaaaaacacccagaaaccaaaaaagaaaaacacgaaGTTGAGTAGTTACAGTcttaaagagagaagaaagcagAGGTTTGAAGGAAACAAAGAAAGCTCGAAAAGAGTAGAAGGTAGCGGTAGCTGTAGTAGTGAGTAGTGAAGTGAAGACTAGAAACTAAGAAAACTCCATAGGGAAGGAAACTTGTACAGGTAGGAGTGGCGGAAAAAAGAGGAAAGGCAttgacttggaaaaaaaaaaagcatagaaatatttaaataataattgaaagaacctaaaaaaatttgtttttccttatcAGTACAAATTTAGAACATTAGAAAACTAGTTTTTTCAAGCGTAgaaatattgtatttaaaaaggaaggtttggtttttcttttacttaGTTTATTATTCCATAAAATTAGagtatttttctgttttctgaACATTCATTTTCTTGTTATGTAAAATTTTTGgcataaaatgaaaaagatagtttaaaattattttaaaaacatttattttttatattaacatattaaatgattcaaaaaaattaaaaaaataattaaaaaattaaaaatacaattaaaactCCAATACCGAACAGAATATATCTTAagttatataaacaaaaatacttcACTTACTTTTACATAATGAAAAAGTAAAGTCATCCACGAGAAGTGCTCATAATAAACTTAACCCCTAGGCATATGGTTAAGGattataaaagagagagagtacTGATCCCACCAAGGTTTCCATGAATCCAAGATAGGATTAACTATGCCTATCATGCTTTTTTATACAGAAACTATTCATGGTATTGTTTCatactttctttttcttgagaaGAGCTTTATGCTTGTTGTAACAAGATGAGGGAAATCTTCCCCTCCAAAGCTTTATTATACAGAAACTATTCATGGAATCTTTCTTAGTGTTGTAATGGTCGTTTTTCGAAGTAAAATAAGTTTTGCTCACTCTCTTTAAGCATAAATAGGAAAAGGctcgaaggaaaagagaaaagaactcGGAGTAGTGGAAGAGGGGAAAACTTGCTGGAGAAGTAGTGTAAAGGTGGAAGCCAAAGctagacaaaagaaaagaaaagggctatcaaatttaaaacatgGAAAAGTGAACTCAAATATTCGTTTTTCACTGTGCtgaaaaactttaataataattgaatgGTCCTCTATGATTCGACCGCACAAGTCTACGAGTATGAGGGAGTTTGGTCGggtgatttaatatattttaaaaaaattaaaaatatattatttaaaattattttttatattcttgaatcgttttgatctggacgctggactggtcgggccaggcaggaaaattcatcaagGGGGTAGGCTGATGAAAATAGGAGCTGCTGCGGACAATGACAGCCTAcacgcatatgcgaattcggcagagCGCGACGGCTTGTACAAGTCATAGCGGATCGTGCgagtcgtggtgtcgccaaggaatgctacctggttgatcctgcctgTAGTCATATACTTGTTTCAAAGATTAAGTCATGCATGTGTatgtatgaactaattcagactgtgaaactgcacATGACTCATTAAAttagttatagtttgtttgatggtatttgctactcggataactgTAGTAATTCTAGAGTTAATACGTGCaccaaaccccgacttctgttaaaaagtaatttaaaaaaatatatatatattattttgatttatttttaagctaaaagtaatttaaaaagtaaccacTATCATATTCTAAAATACCTACTTCTTTGAGTTTTCGAAGCAAGAACACAAAGGATACGACAAAGAGACGAGTAGTATTGAGAAAGATAAATAAGTAGACTGATACAATTAGACCATACCCTACATGTATTAGATAAATGCATGTCAAGACATGGTGAACATGTTTGTTATTGTAATagcaattgctttttaaaatattttttatttagaaatatattaaaataatattttttaaatttaattcttaacattaaaacgatctgaaaacataaaaaaaaaaataactaatttaaatgaaattttttatttcaaaaacatttttaaacaaaaaaaaaaagtctcagcCACAGCTCATTTAAAGACAAGCTATACAGAATCACTAGATCATTGCCCTGCGGGCcaggtcaatatttttttcctaaaactacaaaaaaatatccaagCTTGTTCAGATATAGTAGCTGGTGGACTACAATTTTAATGTAGT contains:
- the LOC133675112 gene encoding uncharacterized protein LOC133675112, encoding MATPKQHIEHIRKTTFSIGGEKNPLAPMLDQAVKYLSAELYAKDVHFLMELIQNAEDNEYLEPVDPSLEFVITSRDITNTGAPATLLMFNNEKGFSAKNIESICNVGNSTKKGNRKRGYIGEKGIGFKSVFLIAAQPYIFSNGYQIRFNEKPCPHCNLGYIVPEWVDDSPSLSDIKQIYGSASTLPTTTLILPLKPDKVNPVKQQLSSIHPEILLFLSKIKRLSVREENEDPRLNTVSAVAITKETNFVQRKNMDAESYTLHLSADENSDEFEKECSYYLWKQKFPVRQENRVDMRMGVEDWVITLAFPNGERLHRGMKYSPGIYAFLPTEMVTDFPFIIQADFILASSRETIRWDNIWNQGILDCVPFAFIEALVSLVKTVDGAPVSSLPRMFKFLPVDKPPFEKLNSVRESIKVKLAEKDIIPSESYTAQQFFHKPREVGRLMPAFWNILKKTRERGVSLHKLSSHGCYVLNSSFDKPEYDDILDFLGVRPVSSEWYVKCIQGSNIVMGVSEETYLELLHFLAVNWQSEFHSTGMGNIPLIKYVGTDGSVCLCSVNESAQLYGKTLCLSLQSSRVSWLIDWNREFRCMANHFFVPRTTQEAICSSSNKELVLKWLVDLVKIKALSVYHYADLYGDQVSCDRKLVIAYAHFLHHSFLNDYLSEREVVSLCGKMPLVDSYGHVIKARNAVLVPATESKWVQLIGSNPWRGESYVELGEDYLHPAYFAGTSTVGNQLMNFLKDYVKASDIPHISPPNAGIPTASTPLTKQNAFLLLDWIRELKRSGIGIPERFMACIQEGSWLKTTMNGSPGYKPPSQSFLLPSSNRRSNWGSILQSASVLVDIPLIDQGFYGLKITEYREELRTVGVMFEYGEACEFIGNHLMSLAASSALTKSNVISILNFIRFLRMNLLSLDKFIGTIKQKRWLRTCWGDRSPVGSVLYDQEWTTARQISNIPFIDQDYYGEDILVFKPELKLLGVVVGFNGSYQLVVNCFKSPSCSSTLTKEAFLLVLDCMHHSSSAHKLVNAVKSTKCLKTNLGYKCPGECFLFHPEWGCLLKVFDSFPLVDSNFYGSSIMSHDTELKELGVKVDFEDAVRVFVHTFMKRASLSSITEENVFSFISCYRKLKGTPNKFPSDLKKCIREVKWLRTRLGDYRSPRDCILFGPEWELIYPITRLPFIDDSDKYYGNGIHEYRKELKSMGVVVEFKAGVKYVAAGLRFPQNPRDIAPGNVLSLLECIRALLQEKDYSFPDAFLKNISRGWLKTHAGFRSPGNCCLFNSRWSSYVRPTDGPFIDEDFYGSDIKLYSKELSAIGVDEEKVCSLLASHLDSHSEFDTIVRVYDCLREIKWKPDSDATRKIWIPDGLENGMWVDPEECALHDKNGLFGLQLNVLENHYKPKLLHFFSSSFNVKSNPSFDDYCKLWKVWESLGRPVTHAECCAFWECVMMQRSSRTERTLADDLVKLPVVLRSGEILLSSKSDVFIADDLLLKDLFEKFSSRPIFVWCPQPNLPSLPRTRLLEVYRKIGVRTVSESVLKEELSLADGVELSQMDSSDAGIGKELIRLILGFLADPSLDMEATKRHGAVQCLLNLKVLETMEPITVSYSLLLSDGEPLKVKASRMIRWDKECSKFFTQKMDKAGGQKNLIEYATSFSEVIARGVLWDKEDQIKALSELIKLAFLLNFDEQAVQFLMKSNNLQTFLEDEEFLNAAFPSV